A single region of the Streptomyces sp. NBC_00425 genome encodes:
- a CDS encoding sarcosine oxidase subunit beta family protein, with the protein MSPRTPGAELPEHPDWLWRDPEPRKSYDVVIVGGGGHGLATAHYLAKNHGITNVAVLEKGWLGGGNMARNTTIIRSNYLWDESAGIYEHALKLWEGLEEELDYPILFSQRGVLNLAHSLQDVRDSVRRVEANRLNGVDAEWLDADGVKEVCPIVNISQDVRYPVLGATYQPRAGIAKHDHVAWGLARSADAAGIDIIQNCEVTGLDVVDNRVVGVRTTRGRIAAGKVALCSAGHTSVLAAMAGIQLPVQSHPLQALVSELLEPVHPTVVMSNAVHVYVSQAHKGELVMGAGIDAYNSYTQRGAFHIIEEQMAAALELFPIFARAHVLRTWGGIVDVSPDASPIIGLSPVDNLYLNCGWGTGGFKATPGVGWVYAHTIAHDTPHALNAPFSLDRFTTGALVDEHGAAAVAH; encoded by the coding sequence ATGAGCCCCCGCACCCCCGGCGCAGAACTCCCCGAGCACCCTGACTGGCTGTGGCGTGACCCCGAGCCCAGGAAGTCGTACGACGTAGTGATCGTCGGCGGCGGCGGACACGGCCTGGCCACCGCCCACTATCTGGCGAAGAACCACGGCATCACCAATGTCGCGGTGCTGGAGAAGGGCTGGCTCGGCGGCGGCAACATGGCCCGCAACACCACGATCATCCGCTCCAACTACCTGTGGGACGAGAGCGCCGGCATCTACGAGCACGCCCTTAAGCTCTGGGAGGGACTGGAGGAGGAGCTCGACTACCCGATCCTCTTCTCCCAGCGCGGTGTGCTGAACCTCGCGCACAGCCTCCAGGACGTCCGCGACAGCGTCCGCCGCGTGGAGGCCAACCGCCTCAACGGGGTGGACGCGGAGTGGCTCGACGCCGACGGCGTCAAGGAAGTCTGCCCGATCGTCAACATCTCGCAGGACGTGCGCTACCCGGTGCTGGGCGCCACCTACCAGCCGCGCGCCGGCATCGCCAAGCACGACCACGTGGCCTGGGGCCTGGCCCGCTCCGCCGACGCGGCCGGCATCGACATCATCCAGAACTGCGAGGTCACCGGCCTCGACGTGGTCGACAACCGCGTCGTCGGCGTCCGGACCACACGGGGCCGCATCGCGGCCGGCAAGGTCGCGCTCTGCTCGGCGGGCCACACCTCGGTCCTCGCCGCCATGGCGGGCATCCAGCTCCCCGTCCAGTCCCATCCGCTGCAGGCCCTGGTCTCCGAGCTCCTGGAGCCGGTGCACCCGACGGTCGTGATGTCCAACGCCGTCCATGTGTACGTCAGCCAGGCGCACAAGGGCGAGCTGGTGATGGGCGCGGGCATCGACGCGTACAACTCGTACACCCAGCGCGGCGCGTTCCACATCATCGAGGAGCAGATGGCCGCGGCCCTGGAGCTCTTCCCGATCTTCGCCCGCGCGCACGTCCTGCGCACCTGGGGCGGCATCGTCGACGTCAGCCCCGACGCCTCGCCGATCATCGGGCTCAGCCCCGTCGACAACCTCTACCTCAACTGCGGCTGGGGAACGGGCGGTTTCAAGGCCACCCCGGGCGTCGGCTGGGTCTACGCTCACACCATCGCCCACGACACCCCGCACGCCCTCAACGCCCCCTTCTCGCTCGACCGTTTCACCACCGGCGCGCTCGTCGACGAGCACGGCGCGGCCGCGGTGGCCCACTAG
- a CDS encoding sarcosine oxidase subunit gamma, whose amino-acid sequence MADTALTSRPRSPLSQAADRLATATRDSGGTIRLAELPFLTQLDVRLDAKGAAADAVGLALGLQLPLEPDTVVRAGELTALWLGPDEWLLVGPPGGERELESRIREAAGEEPVSVTDVSAQRTTVLVAGAGARGLLAHGCSLDLHPRAFGSGRCAQTTLGRTQVVLVAREEPSAGFWVLVRSSFAGYLADWLLDAATEYV is encoded by the coding sequence ATGGCTGACACCGCCCTGACCTCCCGGCCCCGCAGCCCGCTGTCCCAGGCCGCCGATCGTCTGGCCACCGCCACCCGGGACAGCGGGGGCACGATCCGGCTGGCCGAACTCCCCTTCCTCACCCAGCTCGACGTGCGTCTCGACGCGAAAGGGGCGGCGGCCGACGCCGTCGGCCTCGCGCTGGGGCTCCAGCTTCCCCTGGAGCCCGACACCGTCGTCCGCGCGGGGGAGCTGACCGCGCTGTGGCTCGGCCCCGACGAGTGGCTGCTCGTGGGGCCGCCGGGCGGCGAGCGCGAACTGGAGAGCCGGATCCGGGAGGCCGCGGGAGAGGAGCCGGTCTCGGTCACCGACGTCTCCGCGCAGCGCACCACGGTCCTCGTCGCCGGCGCGGGAGCCCGTGGCCTGCTGGCTCATGGCTGCTCGCTGGACCTGCATCCGAGGGCCTTCGGTTCCGGCCGCTGCGCCCAGACGACCCTGGGTCGCACCCAGGTCGTCCTGGTGGCGCGCGAGGAGCCCAGCGCCGGTTTCTGGGTCCTGGTCCGTTCGTCGTTCGCCGGGTATCTGGCGGACTGGCTGCTCGACGCGGCGACGGAGTACGTCTGA
- a CDS encoding sarcosine oxidase subunit delta family protein → MLLIPCPWCGPRDEAEFHYGGQAHVAYPETPSALHDEEWARYLFFRDNTKGPFAERWSHAAGCRRWFNAVRDTSTNEILSVYRSGEDRPETPEPRPAISAAPLDAGRDVLARTGVPPLGELEGEAVQAEGGAWGAARTDGTCRSGGETTQPYRHPTRGRIDRDTLLTFTFDGTEYQGHRGDTLASALLANGVIQAGTSIKLGRPRGVFSAGVEEPNAVIQIEAPFPEPMLPATTVELYDGLVATSLPGQGRLANEPDPARYDAVHAHCDLLVVGAGPAGLAAAAAAANSGARVILADDQPELGGSLLGTAEHLDWVGETADLLDAAPEVRVLRRTTVFGYYDDNHLLAVERRTNHLGGAAPENVSRERVWRIRARRVVLATGAHERSLAFADNDRPGVMLASSARTHVNRHGALPGRHAVVFTTNDSAYAASLDLASAGLAVAAIVDTRPEPGEWAERATAAGIEVLAGHAVTGTQGGSRLTAVTVAPYGESAGRREFAADLLLVSGGWNPAAHLFSQSGGKLRHDETLGSFVPDTGRQAVEVVGSASGVLDPAAVLAQGAAAGARAIEAEGYTPLEPRLPAVAAQPRPTPAMHVYVVPGESDAPRFVDLQRDVTVADLARATGAGLRSVEHTKRYTTAGTANDQGKTSGVLASGAVAELLGVDVSALGTTTFRPPYTPVSFAALAGRDRGVLSDPVRTTALHEWHVGHGALFENVGQWKRPWYYPQDGEDMEAAVLRECAATREGVGFMDASTLGKIDVQGPDAGVFLDRLYTNMMSTLKVGMIRYGVMCRPDGMVFDDGTVIRVDRDRFLVTTTTGNAAAVLDWMEEWLQTEWPELKVHCTSVTEQWATVALVGPRSREVLGSLAPGLAVANEDFPFMAWRETTVAGIEARVCRISFSGELAYEINVSPWEALALWEALYEAGAPYGITPYGTETMHVLRAEKGYPIIGQDTDGTVTPQDLGMSWAVSKKKPDFIGKRSYTRPDTVRPDRKHLVGLLPEDPAAFLPEGTHLVADSVLPAPPVPMLGHVTSSYRSAALGRTFALALVKGGRDRIGERLYAPVGDRLVPVTVASPVLYDPEGARRDG, encoded by the coding sequence ATGCTGCTCATCCCCTGCCCGTGGTGCGGGCCCCGCGACGAGGCCGAGTTCCACTACGGTGGCCAGGCCCACGTGGCCTACCCCGAGACCCCCTCCGCCCTCCATGACGAGGAGTGGGCCCGCTACCTCTTCTTCCGCGACAACACCAAGGGCCCCTTCGCCGAGCGCTGGAGCCACGCGGCGGGCTGCCGCCGCTGGTTCAACGCGGTCCGCGATACCTCGACGAACGAGATCCTGTCGGTGTACCGCTCGGGCGAGGACCGCCCGGAAACCCCGGAACCGAGGCCGGCGATCTCGGCTGCGCCTCTTGACGCCGGTCGGGATGTCCTAGCCCGTACGGGGGTCCCCCCTCTGGGGGAGCTTGAGGGCGAGGCCGTTCAGGCCGAAGGGGGGGCCTGGGGCGCAGCCCGCACGGACGGGACGTGCAGGAGCGGAGGCGAGACGACCCAGCCGTACCGTCACCCCACCCGAGGCCGCATCGACCGCGACACCCTCCTCACCTTCACCTTCGACGGCACGGAGTACCAGGGCCACCGAGGCGACACCCTCGCCTCCGCCCTCCTCGCCAACGGCGTCATCCAGGCGGGCACCAGCATCAAGCTCGGCCGCCCCCGAGGCGTCTTCTCCGCCGGCGTCGAGGAACCCAACGCCGTCATCCAGATCGAGGCCCCGTTCCCCGAGCCGATGCTCCCCGCGACCACCGTCGAGCTCTACGACGGCCTGGTCGCCACCAGCCTCCCCGGCCAGGGCCGCCTCGCCAACGAACCCGACCCGGCCCGCTACGACGCCGTGCACGCGCACTGCGACCTCCTGGTCGTGGGCGCGGGCCCGGCAGGCCTCGCCGCCGCAGCGGCGGCGGCGAACAGCGGCGCCCGCGTCATCCTCGCCGACGACCAGCCGGAGCTCGGCGGCAGCCTCCTCGGCACCGCCGAACACCTCGACTGGGTGGGGGAGACCGCCGACCTGCTCGACGCCGCCCCGGAGGTCCGGGTCCTGCGCCGTACGACCGTCTTCGGCTACTACGACGACAACCACCTCCTCGCCGTGGAGCGCCGCACCAACCACCTCGGCGGCGCGGCCCCCGAGAACGTCTCCCGGGAACGCGTCTGGCGCATCCGCGCCCGCCGCGTCGTCCTCGCCACCGGCGCCCACGAACGCTCGCTGGCCTTCGCGGACAACGACCGCCCCGGCGTGATGCTGGCCTCCTCGGCGCGCACCCACGTCAACCGCCACGGGGCCCTGCCCGGCCGCCACGCGGTCGTGTTCACCACCAACGACAGTGCCTACGCGGCGTCCCTGGACCTCGCCTCGGCAGGCCTGGCCGTCGCGGCGATCGTCGACACCCGCCCCGAACCGGGGGAGTGGGCCGAGCGCGCCACGGCCGCCGGCATCGAGGTCCTGGCGGGGCACGCCGTCACCGGCACGCAGGGCGGGTCCCGCCTCACCGCCGTGACCGTCGCCCCGTACGGCGAGTCCGCCGGGCGGCGGGAGTTCGCCGCCGACCTGCTGCTGGTCTCGGGCGGCTGGAACCCTGCGGCGCACCTGTTCAGCCAGTCCGGCGGCAAGCTGCGCCACGACGAGACGCTGGGCTCCTTCGTGCCCGACACCGGTCGCCAGGCCGTCGAGGTGGTGGGCAGCGCGAGCGGTGTCCTCGACCCGGCCGCCGTCCTCGCCCAGGGCGCCGCCGCCGGCGCCCGCGCGATCGAGGCCGAGGGGTACACGCCCCTGGAGCCGCGCCTCCCCGCCGTGGCGGCGCAGCCGCGGCCGACACCGGCGATGCATGTGTACGTCGTCCCGGGCGAGTCGGACGCTCCCCGGTTCGTCGACCTCCAGCGTGACGTCACGGTGGCCGATCTGGCCCGCGCGACCGGCGCCGGTCTGCGCTCGGTGGAGCACACCAAGCGGTACACCACGGCTGGCACCGCCAACGATCAGGGCAAGACCTCGGGTGTGCTGGCGAGCGGGGCCGTCGCCGAACTGCTCGGCGTGGACGTCTCGGCCCTCGGCACGACCACCTTCCGCCCGCCGTACACCCCGGTCTCGTTCGCCGCCCTCGCGGGCCGCGACCGGGGCGTGCTGAGCGACCCGGTCCGCACGACCGCGCTCCACGAGTGGCATGTCGGGCACGGGGCGCTGTTCGAGAACGTCGGCCAGTGGAAGCGTCCCTGGTACTACCCGCAGGACGGCGAGGACATGGAGGCCGCGGTGCTGCGCGAGTGCGCCGCGACCCGCGAGGGCGTGGGCTTCATGGACGCCTCCACCCTCGGCAAGATCGACGTGCAGGGCCCGGACGCCGGTGTCTTCCTCGACCGGCTCTACACCAACATGATGAGCACCCTGAAGGTCGGCATGATCCGCTACGGCGTCATGTGCCGCCCCGACGGCATGGTCTTCGACGACGGCACGGTCATCCGGGTCGACCGGGACCGCTTCCTGGTCACCACGACGACCGGCAACGCGGCCGCCGTGCTCGACTGGATGGAGGAGTGGCTCCAGACGGAGTGGCCCGAACTCAAAGTCCACTGCACCTCTGTGACCGAACAGTGGGCCACGGTCGCCCTGGTCGGTCCGAGGTCTCGTGAGGTGCTCGGCTCCCTCGCACCGGGGCTCGCCGTCGCCAACGAGGACTTCCCGTTCATGGCCTGGCGCGAGACGACCGTCGCGGGCATCGAGGCCCGGGTCTGCCGGATCAGCTTCTCCGGTGAACTGGCCTACGAGATCAACGTGTCGCCGTGGGAGGCCCTCGCCCTGTGGGAGGCCCTGTACGAGGCCGGCGCCCCGTACGGCATCACCCCGTACGGCACCGAGACCATGCACGTCCTGCGCGCCGAGAAGGGCTACCCGATCATCGGCCAGGACACCGACGGCACGGTCACCCCGCAGGACCTCGGCATGAGCTGGGCGGTCTCCAAGAAGAAGCCCGACTTCATCGGCAAGCGGTCCTACACCCGCCCCGACACCGTCCGACCCGACCGCAAGCACCTGGTCGGTCTGCTTCCCGAGGACCCGGCCGCCTTCCTCCCCGAGGGCACCCATCTGGTCGCCGACAGTGTGCTGCCGGCCCCGCCCGTCCCGATGCTCGGCCATGTCACCTCCAGCTACCGCAGCGCCGCCCTCGGCCGGACCTTCGCGCTCGCCCTGGTCAAGGGCGGCCGGGACCGCATCGGCGAGCGGCTGTACGCCCCCGTGGGCGACCGACTGGTCCCCGTGACCGTCGCGAGCCCCGTCCTCTACGACCCCGAGGGAGCCCGCCGCGATGGCTGA